From the genome of Leptodactylus fuscus isolate aLepFus1 chromosome 1, aLepFus1.hap2, whole genome shotgun sequence, one region includes:
- the LOC142196871 gene encoding gastrula zinc finger protein XlCGF66.1-like, which yields MAESLLNLTLEIIYQLTGEDYTVVKKTSSGCCQAPVYDEYGGTLSPILGPSPHPLIQEEINGQKILELTHKMLELLTGEVTLLGMLGHYTVTGGVGVMTVSLCCQVPIRCQDVAVYFSMEEWEYLEGHKDLYKEVMMEDQQPLTSAGRSSKRTTPERCPSPLLPQDDDQVDGDIPYDV from the exons atggcggaaagtctattaaatctcaccctagagatcatctaccagcttactggagag gattacacagtagtgaagaagacctctagtgggtgctgtcaggctcctgtgtatgatgaatatggaggaaccctgagcccaatcctggggccttcacctcaccccctgatacaggaggagatcaatggacagaagatcctagaactcacccacaagatgctggagctgctgactggagaggtgacactgctgggaatgctgggacattatacagtaactggaggggtcggggtgatgactgtatcattgtgttgtcaggttcctataaggtgtcaggatgtcgctgtctatttctccatggaggagtgggagtatttagaaggacacaaggatctgtacaaggaggtgatgatggaggaccagcagcccctcacatcagcag gtagatccagtaagaggacaacaccggagagatgtcccagtcctcttcttccacaggatgatgatcaggtagatggagatattccctatgatgtgtag